In one window of Falco biarmicus isolate bFalBia1 chromosome 16, bFalBia1.pri, whole genome shotgun sequence DNA:
- the CD34 gene encoding hematopoietic progenitor cell antigen CD34 isoform X3 — MLFLGSLRIMKWKQLFWIAFCVVELSGNASGSPTDTPTPAATATETKGISSVAATTAPRAPSSAEPAAETSAAAGSLAASPTAPGLSSKQTSPQPSQAPTQLPGTPLDPDHTSGGVSTTKSQATQPSMTAEIPGSTAALVSSPASSEHPLISAATTSLQIARDSSKLITCHNVKEVSDTAAICLQLNESNTCKHFLETKGSDLWSAICEERTRPVPSSSPCQIKLAKSEVDRDCMLLILVGKGDPDQNVLQKSHWEKFGIKSLKLETVRNHQDFSQKTLIALVTSGLMLAFLGLAGYFLMKRRSWSPAGERLQELIQQDPSRDTETL, encoded by the exons ATGCTGTTCTTGGGAAGTTTAAGAATAATGAAGTGGAAGCAGCTTTTCTGGATTGCGTTCTGTGTTGTGGAGTTGTCCG GCAACGCTTCTGGGAGCCCGACAGACACCCCCACACCAGCAGCCACGGCCACGGAGACGAAAGGCATCAGCAGCGtggcagccaccacagcccccagagcccccagcagcGCCGAGCCGGCGGCAGAGACGTCTG CTGCTGCCGGGTccctggcagccagccccacggccccagggctcagcagcaAGCAGACGAGCCCACAGCCCAGCCAAGCCCCCACACAGCTGCCAGGCACCCCCCTGGACCCGGACCACACGAGCGGAGGGGTCTCCACCACCAAGAGCCAAGCAACACAACCCAGCATGACGGCAGAAATCCCAGGGTCCACGGCAGCTCTGGTGAGCTCTCCTGCCAGCTCAGAGCATCCTCTCATCTCGGCTGCCACCACGTCACTGCAGATAGCCAGGGACAGCTCCAAG ctcATCACATGCCACAATGTCAAAGAAGTGAGTGACACTGCAGCCATCTGCTTGCAGCTCAACGAGTCCAACACTTGT aaacattttttagaGACGAAGGGATCGGACTTATGGAGTGCAATATGTGAAGAGAGAACCCGGCCTGTTCCATCCTCATCCCCCTGCCAGATAAAACTCGCTAAATCTGAAGTGGACCGTGACTGTATGCTCCTCATCCTTGTCGGCAAGGGAG ATCCTGATCAAAATGTGCTCCAGAAGTCTCACTGGGAAAAG tttggaATAAAATCCCTTAAACTGGAGACCGTGAGGAACCATCAGGACTTTTCGCAGAAGACCCTGATTGCCTTGGTCACATCTGGACTCATGCTGGCGTTCCTGGGCTTGGCTGGATATTTCCTGATGAAGCGGCGGAGCTGGAGCCCGGCAGGAGAGAGGCTG CAAGAACTCATCCAGCAAGACCCCTCCAGAGACACCGAAACCTTATGA
- the CD34 gene encoding hematopoietic progenitor cell antigen CD34 isoform X1 codes for MLFLGSLRIMKWKQLFWIAFCVVELSGNASGSPTDTPTPAATATETKGISSVAATTAPRAPSSAEPAAETSAAAGSLAASPTAPGLSSKQTSPQPSQAPTQLPGTPLDPDHTSGGVSTTKSQATQPSMTAEIPGSTAALVSSPASSEHPLISAATTSLQIARDSSKLITCHNVKEVSDTAAICLQLNESNTCKHFLETKGSDLWSAICEERTRPVPSSSPCQIKLAKSEVDRDCMLLILVGKGDPDQNVLQKSHWEKFGIKSLKLETVRNHQDFSQKTLIALVTSGLMLAFLGLAGYFLMKRRSWSPAGERLAEDPYYTENGSQGNTMLMMPPQEQPELQEKPNLNGGTQENGTGQASSKNSHSARQHSPADTEM; via the exons ATGCTGTTCTTGGGAAGTTTAAGAATAATGAAGTGGAAGCAGCTTTTCTGGATTGCGTTCTGTGTTGTGGAGTTGTCCG GCAACGCTTCTGGGAGCCCGACAGACACCCCCACACCAGCAGCCACGGCCACGGAGACGAAAGGCATCAGCAGCGtggcagccaccacagcccccagagcccccagcagcGCCGAGCCGGCGGCAGAGACGTCTG CTGCTGCCGGGTccctggcagccagccccacggccccagggctcagcagcaAGCAGACGAGCCCACAGCCCAGCCAAGCCCCCACACAGCTGCCAGGCACCCCCCTGGACCCGGACCACACGAGCGGAGGGGTCTCCACCACCAAGAGCCAAGCAACACAACCCAGCATGACGGCAGAAATCCCAGGGTCCACGGCAGCTCTGGTGAGCTCTCCTGCCAGCTCAGAGCATCCTCTCATCTCGGCTGCCACCACGTCACTGCAGATAGCCAGGGACAGCTCCAAG ctcATCACATGCCACAATGTCAAAGAAGTGAGTGACACTGCAGCCATCTGCTTGCAGCTCAACGAGTCCAACACTTGT aaacattttttagaGACGAAGGGATCGGACTTATGGAGTGCAATATGTGAAGAGAGAACCCGGCCTGTTCCATCCTCATCCCCCTGCCAGATAAAACTCGCTAAATCTGAAGTGGACCGTGACTGTATGCTCCTCATCCTTGTCGGCAAGGGAG ATCCTGATCAAAATGTGCTCCAGAAGTCTCACTGGGAAAAG tttggaATAAAATCCCTTAAACTGGAGACCGTGAGGAACCATCAGGACTTTTCGCAGAAGACCCTGATTGCCTTGGTCACATCTGGACTCATGCTGGCGTTCCTGGGCTTGGCTGGATATTTCCTGATGAAGCGGCGGAGCTGGAGCCCGGCAGGAGAGAGGCTG GCTGAAGACCCATATTACACAGAAAACGGTAGCCAGGGAAACACGATGCTGATGATGCCCCCCCAAGAACAACCTGAGCTGCAGGAGAAGCCAAACCTCAACGGTGGGACTCAGGAGAACGGGACTGGCCAAGCGTCCTCCAAAAACAGCCActctgccaggcagcacagccccgcCGACACCGAGATGTGA
- the CD34 gene encoding hematopoietic progenitor cell antigen CD34 isoform X4 produces MLFLGSLRIMKWKQLFWIAFCVVELSGNASGSPTDTPTPAATATETKGISSVAATTAPRAPSSAEPAAETSAAAGSLAASPTAPGLSSKQTSPQPSQAPTQLPGTPLDPDHTSGGVSTTKSQATQPSMTAEIPGSTAALVSSPASSEHPLISAATTSLQIARDSSKLITCHNVKEVSDTAAICLQLNESNTCKHFLETKGSDLWSAICEERTRPVPSSSPCQIKLAKSEVDRDCMLLILVGKGDPDQNVLQKSHWEKFGIKSLKLETVRNHQDFSQKTLIALVTSGLMLAFLGLAGYFLMKRRSWSPAGERLV; encoded by the exons ATGCTGTTCTTGGGAAGTTTAAGAATAATGAAGTGGAAGCAGCTTTTCTGGATTGCGTTCTGTGTTGTGGAGTTGTCCG GCAACGCTTCTGGGAGCCCGACAGACACCCCCACACCAGCAGCCACGGCCACGGAGACGAAAGGCATCAGCAGCGtggcagccaccacagcccccagagcccccagcagcGCCGAGCCGGCGGCAGAGACGTCTG CTGCTGCCGGGTccctggcagccagccccacggccccagggctcagcagcaAGCAGACGAGCCCACAGCCCAGCCAAGCCCCCACACAGCTGCCAGGCACCCCCCTGGACCCGGACCACACGAGCGGAGGGGTCTCCACCACCAAGAGCCAAGCAACACAACCCAGCATGACGGCAGAAATCCCAGGGTCCACGGCAGCTCTGGTGAGCTCTCCTGCCAGCTCAGAGCATCCTCTCATCTCGGCTGCCACCACGTCACTGCAGATAGCCAGGGACAGCTCCAAG ctcATCACATGCCACAATGTCAAAGAAGTGAGTGACACTGCAGCCATCTGCTTGCAGCTCAACGAGTCCAACACTTGT aaacattttttagaGACGAAGGGATCGGACTTATGGAGTGCAATATGTGAAGAGAGAACCCGGCCTGTTCCATCCTCATCCCCCTGCCAGATAAAACTCGCTAAATCTGAAGTGGACCGTGACTGTATGCTCCTCATCCTTGTCGGCAAGGGAG ATCCTGATCAAAATGTGCTCCAGAAGTCTCACTGGGAAAAG tttggaATAAAATCCCTTAAACTGGAGACCGTGAGGAACCATCAGGACTTTTCGCAGAAGACCCTGATTGCCTTGGTCACATCTGGACTCATGCTGGCGTTCCTGGGCTTGGCTGGATATTTCCTGATGAAGCGGCGGAGCTGGAGCCCGGCAGGAGAGAGGCTG GTCTAA
- the CD34 gene encoding hematopoietic progenitor cell antigen CD34 isoform X2: MLFLGSLRIMKWKQLFWIAFCVVELSGNASGSPTDTPTPAATATETKGISSVAATTAPRAPSSAEPAAETSAAAGSLAASPTAPGLSSKQTSPQPSQAPTQLPGTPLDPDHTSGGVSTTKSQATQPSMTAEIPGSTAALVSSPASSEHPLISAATTSLQIARDSSKLITCHNVKEVSDTAAICLQLNESNTCKHFLETKGSDLWSAICEERTRPVPSSSPCQIKLAKSEVDRDCMLLILVGKGDPDQNVLQKSHWEKFGIKSLKLETVRNHQDFSQKTLIALVTSGLMLAFLGLAGYFLMKRRSWSPAGERLQQELIQQDPSRDTETL, translated from the exons ATGCTGTTCTTGGGAAGTTTAAGAATAATGAAGTGGAAGCAGCTTTTCTGGATTGCGTTCTGTGTTGTGGAGTTGTCCG GCAACGCTTCTGGGAGCCCGACAGACACCCCCACACCAGCAGCCACGGCCACGGAGACGAAAGGCATCAGCAGCGtggcagccaccacagcccccagagcccccagcagcGCCGAGCCGGCGGCAGAGACGTCTG CTGCTGCCGGGTccctggcagccagccccacggccccagggctcagcagcaAGCAGACGAGCCCACAGCCCAGCCAAGCCCCCACACAGCTGCCAGGCACCCCCCTGGACCCGGACCACACGAGCGGAGGGGTCTCCACCACCAAGAGCCAAGCAACACAACCCAGCATGACGGCAGAAATCCCAGGGTCCACGGCAGCTCTGGTGAGCTCTCCTGCCAGCTCAGAGCATCCTCTCATCTCGGCTGCCACCACGTCACTGCAGATAGCCAGGGACAGCTCCAAG ctcATCACATGCCACAATGTCAAAGAAGTGAGTGACACTGCAGCCATCTGCTTGCAGCTCAACGAGTCCAACACTTGT aaacattttttagaGACGAAGGGATCGGACTTATGGAGTGCAATATGTGAAGAGAGAACCCGGCCTGTTCCATCCTCATCCCCCTGCCAGATAAAACTCGCTAAATCTGAAGTGGACCGTGACTGTATGCTCCTCATCCTTGTCGGCAAGGGAG ATCCTGATCAAAATGTGCTCCAGAAGTCTCACTGGGAAAAG tttggaATAAAATCCCTTAAACTGGAGACCGTGAGGAACCATCAGGACTTTTCGCAGAAGACCCTGATTGCCTTGGTCACATCTGGACTCATGCTGGCGTTCCTGGGCTTGGCTGGATATTTCCTGATGAAGCGGCGGAGCTGGAGCCCGGCAGGAGAGAGGCTG CAGCAAGAACTCATCCAGCAAGACCCCTCCAGAGACACCGAAACCTTATGA